In Corallococcus caeni, a single genomic region encodes these proteins:
- a CDS encoding glycosyl hydrolase family 18 protein — translation MRRSKWIVGLVASALTVAGCGQESFAPEAGGPGSVMKAPLEAAWAVGVAYSVGTRVTYEGRLYECRQAHTSQADWTPVAVAALWLDLGPVTGGGDTTAPVVSASSSKTSVTAAGSITISGSATDDTGVTKLEILENGNLVATASSYTRSFSGSGQNGTYTYTVKAYDAAGNVGSKTVTVTVAIPSSGDVTAPVVTASASASRLTAAGSFTVSASATDNVGVTKVEILENGTLVATAASFTRAISTSAQNGTYTYTVNAYDAAGNVGSKTVSVVVELPVTPPPPGGKRIVGYFTAWGIYGRNYQVSNVPASKLTHINYAFSNISPDGKCILGDPFADIDKGFGYPGEWDPGALRGNFRAFKELKKTNPNLKLLISIGGWSWSKYFSQVAATAASRTAFVKSCVDLYVKGQFPGVTPANGVGVFDGIDVDWEYPTGGGLPDNISSPADKVNYTLLMQEFRTQLAAVTAQTGQSYLLTIASGASPDLLANKQETVKLAGILDWINVMSYDYHGAFESTVNFHSALNRVTGDPGANDGFYTDGSISKMLQLGVPASKIVLGVPFYGRGWGNVPNVNNGLFQSGVPTQGTWDDGQSGLTGVFDYKDLKARFEKAGSGYSKFFHPESKQAYVYSPTTKVWVAYDDPQSLDAKSDYILAKGLGGAMFWELSGDDGSLVNALYTRLH, via the coding sequence ATGCGTCGTAGCAAGTGGATTGTGGGCCTGGTGGCGTCCGCGCTGACCGTCGCCGGTTGTGGCCAGGAGTCCTTCGCGCCCGAAGCCGGGGGCCCGGGCAGCGTGATGAAGGCGCCGCTGGAGGCCGCGTGGGCCGTGGGCGTCGCGTACTCCGTGGGCACGCGCGTCACCTATGAAGGCCGGCTCTATGAGTGCCGTCAGGCCCATACGTCCCAGGCGGACTGGACGCCCGTGGCCGTGGCGGCGCTGTGGCTCGACCTGGGCCCGGTGACGGGCGGCGGCGACACCACCGCCCCCGTCGTCTCTGCGTCGAGCAGCAAGACGAGCGTCACCGCCGCAGGCTCCATCACCATCTCCGGCAGCGCCACCGACGACACGGGCGTGACGAAGCTGGAGATTCTGGAGAACGGAAACCTCGTCGCCACCGCGTCGTCCTATACGCGCAGCTTCTCCGGCTCCGGGCAGAACGGCACGTACACGTACACCGTGAAGGCCTACGACGCCGCCGGCAACGTGGGCTCGAAGACGGTCACCGTCACCGTCGCCATCCCCTCCAGCGGCGACGTCACCGCGCCCGTCGTCACCGCCAGCGCCAGCGCGTCGCGCCTCACCGCCGCGGGCTCCTTCACCGTCTCCGCGAGCGCCACGGACAACGTGGGCGTGACGAAGGTGGAGATCCTGGAGAACGGCACCCTCGTCGCCACCGCGGCGTCGTTCACCCGAGCCATCTCCACGTCCGCGCAGAACGGCACGTACACGTACACCGTGAACGCGTACGACGCGGCCGGCAACGTGGGCTCCAAGACCGTGAGCGTCGTGGTGGAGCTGCCCGTCACGCCTCCGCCGCCGGGCGGCAAGCGCATCGTCGGATACTTCACCGCGTGGGGCATCTACGGCCGCAACTACCAGGTGTCCAACGTGCCGGCGTCGAAGCTCACGCACATCAACTACGCCTTCTCCAACATCTCCCCGGACGGCAAGTGCATCCTCGGAGACCCGTTCGCGGACATCGACAAGGGCTTCGGCTACCCCGGCGAGTGGGACCCGGGCGCGCTGCGCGGCAACTTCCGCGCGTTCAAGGAGCTGAAGAAGACGAACCCGAACCTCAAGCTGCTCATCTCCATTGGCGGCTGGTCCTGGTCCAAGTACTTCTCGCAGGTGGCCGCCACCGCCGCGTCGCGCACCGCGTTCGTGAAGTCCTGCGTGGACCTGTACGTGAAAGGCCAGTTCCCCGGCGTCACCCCGGCCAACGGCGTGGGCGTGTTCGACGGCATCGACGTGGACTGGGAGTACCCCACCGGTGGCGGCCTGCCGGACAACATCAGCAGCCCCGCGGACAAGGTGAACTACACCCTGCTCATGCAGGAGTTCCGCACCCAGCTGGCCGCCGTGACGGCGCAGACGGGCCAGTCGTACCTGCTCACCATCGCGTCGGGCGCGTCGCCGGACCTGCTCGCCAACAAGCAGGAGACCGTGAAGCTGGCCGGCATCCTCGATTGGATCAACGTGATGTCCTACGACTACCACGGCGCCTTCGAGAGCACGGTCAACTTCCACTCCGCGCTCAACCGCGTGACGGGCGACCCGGGCGCCAACGACGGCTTCTACACCGACGGCTCCATCTCCAAGATGCTCCAACTGGGCGTGCCCGCCTCCAAGATTGTCCTGGGCGTGCCCTTCTACGGCCGCGGCTGGGGCAACGTGCCCAACGTGAACAACGGGCTGTTCCAGTCCGGCGTCCCCACCCAGGGCACCTGGGATGACGGCCAGTCCGGCCTCACCGGCGTGTTCGACTACAAGGACCTCAAGGCCCGCTTCGAGAAGGCCGGCTCCGGCTACTCGAAGTTCTTCCACCCGGAGAGCAAGCAGGCCTACGTCTACAGCCCCACGACGAAGGTGTGGGTGGCCTACGACGACCCGCAGAGCCTCGACGCCAAGTCGGACTACATCCTGGCCAAGGGCCTGGGCGGCGCGATGTTCTGGGAGCTGAGCGGTGACGACGGCAGCCTCGTCAACGCGCTCTACACCAGGCTCCACTGA
- the nagA gene encoding N-acetylglucosamine-6-phosphate deacetylase — MPTPTALQGARVFTGDQLLEGHAVVLEGDTVHAVVPASAIPPSATVHTLPGDTLIAPGFVDVQVNGAGGVLFNDTPTVEAALAIASAMRACGTTGLLPTFITDDAARMREACEAALTATSRPGSGVLGIHLEGPFISRERAGVHVPSFIRAPDPRDLDYLTALPRRFAAHGGRVLMTLAPECVDDAILRRLATSGVVLSAGHTAATSERTTQALHAGVRGFTHLFNAMPPVMNRQPGPVVAALTHDDAWCGVIADGVHVHADNLRLLLKVKPPGKVFLVTDAMPPVGTPVTSFTLQGRTILRRHGRLETEDGTLAGADIDLTAAVRHCVHSLGVPVEEALRMASLHPAAFIGLHGHRGRIAPGQRADLVLLKPDLSVHTTWVAGQAKSNDSH, encoded by the coding sequence ATGCCCACGCCCACCGCATTGCAGGGCGCTCGCGTCTTCACCGGGGACCAGCTCCTCGAAGGTCACGCCGTCGTTCTCGAAGGGGACACCGTCCACGCCGTCGTCCCCGCTTCCGCAATCCCTCCCAGTGCCACCGTGCACACGCTGCCCGGTGACACGCTGATCGCTCCGGGCTTCGTGGACGTGCAGGTCAATGGCGCGGGGGGCGTGCTCTTCAACGACACGCCCACCGTGGAGGCCGCGCTCGCCATCGCCTCCGCCATGCGCGCGTGCGGCACCACGGGCCTGCTGCCCACCTTCATCACCGACGACGCCGCCCGCATGCGCGAGGCCTGCGAGGCCGCGCTCACCGCCACCTCGCGCCCCGGCAGCGGCGTGCTCGGCATCCACCTGGAGGGCCCCTTCATCAGCCGCGAGCGCGCCGGCGTCCACGTGCCCTCCTTCATCCGCGCGCCCGACCCTCGCGACCTCGACTACCTCACCGCCCTGCCCCGCCGCTTCGCCGCGCACGGCGGCCGCGTGCTGATGACGCTCGCTCCCGAGTGCGTGGACGACGCCATCTTGCGCCGCCTCGCCACCTCCGGCGTGGTGCTCAGCGCGGGCCACACCGCCGCCACCAGCGAGCGCACCACCCAGGCCCTGCACGCGGGCGTGCGCGGCTTCACCCACCTGTTCAACGCCATGCCCCCGGTGATGAACCGCCAGCCCGGCCCCGTCGTCGCCGCGCTCACCCATGACGACGCTTGGTGCGGCGTCATCGCGGACGGGGTGCACGTGCACGCGGACAACCTGCGCCTGCTCCTCAAGGTCAAACCTCCGGGCAAGGTGTTCCTCGTCACGGACGCCATGCCGCCCGTCGGCACGCCCGTCACGTCCTTCACCCTCCAGGGCCGCACCATCCTGCGCCGCCACGGCCGGCTGGAGACCGAGGACGGCACGCTCGCGGGCGCGGACATCGACCTCACGGCGGCCGTTCGCCACTGCGTCCACTCGCTCGGCGTGCCCGTGGAGGAAGCGCTGCGCATGGCCTCGCTCCACCCCGCCGCGTTCATCGGCCTGCATGGCCATCGGGGCCGCATCGCTCCCGGACAGCGCGCGGACCTCGTGCTGCTCAAGCCGGACCTTTCCGTCCACACCACCTGGGTGGCCGGACAGGCGAAATCCAACGACAGCCATTAA
- a CDS encoding SIS domain-containing protein, giving the protein MSDASRPAPSSTRPPLEAVIPLRVDPTQTTPSLPALAREAAQAPAAARRQLERCRDTFAYLGARLRRTPPRFVVTCARGSSDHAAVYGKYLIETTLGRAVASMGPSVASVYNTRSLDLRDALFIAVSQSGQSPDLLRMTEAARAGGAVVLGFINDESSPLASLCDVRVPLSAGPEHSVAATKSYLLSGLAFLQLVAHWSDSAELHDAARRFPDALEAAGKLDWWPALATLKEATSLYVVGRGSGLGAALEMALKLKETCRMHAEAFSTAEVLHGPLGLVRPGFPVLALGQEDSAAQGTRDVVQRMVELGASVHTALPVPGAQSLPTLPGLPAALAPLCQVQSFYFAVHQLATARGLDPDAPAHLRKVTETV; this is encoded by the coding sequence ATGTCGGACGCATCACGCCCGGCGCCTTCCTCCACCCGTCCACCCCTGGAGGCTGTTATCCCCCTGCGCGTGGACCCCACCCAGACGACCCCCTCCCTTCCCGCCCTCGCGCGTGAGGCCGCCCAGGCTCCGGCCGCGGCCCGCCGCCAGCTCGAGCGCTGCCGCGACACCTTCGCCTACCTGGGTGCTCGCCTGCGGCGCACGCCTCCCCGCTTCGTCGTCACCTGCGCCCGCGGCAGCTCCGACCATGCGGCCGTCTACGGCAAGTACCTCATCGAAACCACGCTGGGCCGCGCCGTGGCGTCCATGGGCCCCAGCGTCGCGTCCGTCTACAACACGCGCTCGCTGGACCTGCGCGATGCGCTCTTCATCGCCGTCTCGCAGTCCGGTCAGAGCCCCGACCTCTTGCGCATGACCGAGGCCGCCCGCGCGGGAGGCGCCGTCGTACTGGGCTTCATCAACGACGAGTCCTCGCCGCTGGCCTCGCTGTGCGACGTGCGCGTCCCGCTGTCCGCTGGCCCCGAGCACAGCGTCGCCGCCACCAAGTCCTATCTGCTCTCCGGGCTCGCCTTCCTCCAGCTCGTCGCGCACTGGTCGGACTCCGCGGAGCTGCACGACGCCGCCCGGCGGTTCCCGGACGCACTGGAGGCCGCGGGCAAGCTCGACTGGTGGCCGGCGCTCGCGACGCTCAAGGAGGCCACCAGTCTCTACGTCGTCGGCCGGGGCAGTGGCCTGGGCGCCGCGTTGGAGATGGCGCTCAAGCTCAAGGAGACCTGCCGCATGCACGCCGAAGCCTTCAGCACGGCGGAGGTCCTCCACGGTCCGCTCGGGCTGGTGCGGCCGGGCTTCCCCGTGCTCGCCCTGGGCCAGGAGGACAGCGCCGCCCAGGGCACCCGCGACGTCGTGCAGCGCATGGTCGAGCTGGGCGCGAGCGTCCACACCGCCCTGCCCGTTCCCGGCGCGCAATCCCTGCCCACGCTGCCGGGCCTCCCCGCCGCGCTCGCGCCGCTGTGCCAGGTGCAGAGCTTCTACTTCGCGGTGCACCAGCTCGCGACAGCGCGCGGGCTGGACCCGGATGCTCCCGCGCACCTGCGCAAGGTCACGGAGACCGTGTGA
- a CDS encoding DUF3817 domain-containing protein — MLKTALGRFRAVAFWEGLSFLVLLLIAMPLKYVLHMPLGVRVVGMAHGVLFMAYLYTLTMAAIEYRWGVKRIAVAFMASFVPGGTFWLDAQLRGEDALNAESRAPTRL; from the coding sequence ATGCTGAAGACCGCCCTGGGCCGTTTCCGCGCTGTCGCCTTCTGGGAGGGACTGTCCTTCCTGGTGCTGCTGCTCATCGCCATGCCGCTGAAGTACGTGCTGCACATGCCCCTGGGCGTGCGCGTGGTGGGCATGGCGCACGGCGTGCTGTTCATGGCGTACCTCTACACGCTGACGATGGCGGCCATCGAGTACCGCTGGGGCGTGAAGCGGATCGCCGTGGCCTTCATGGCCTCGTTCGTGCCGGGCGGGACGTTCTGGCTGGACGCGCAGTTGCGCGGTGAAGACGCGTTGAACGCGGAGAGCCGCGCGCCTACCCGACTGTGA
- a CDS encoding Uma2 family endonuclease gives MLFVEDRTLEVVSEYPRAPSQKVWDALTEEERARIVESLPGEVTWNEMPMPEGDWHTGPRTYVWNVLRRYWAQQSRRAYVSSALPIYYPEEPRFAPDLLVVLDAQGHRRRKWVCSAEAHGLDWVMEVHAGGDRKTAAEDKVRRYARLGIPEYFILDGRDCTLECYRLATPDARVYTRLEPRRGRYVSEVLGLEFQSEGGRLQLWTSSTPLLSYSERILQLEAELARLRRG, from the coding sequence ATGTTGTTCGTGGAAGATAGGACTCTGGAGGTCGTATCCGAATATCCACGCGCACCCTCCCAGAAGGTGTGGGATGCGCTGACCGAGGAGGAGCGGGCTCGGATTGTGGAGTCCCTTCCTGGTGAGGTGACCTGGAATGAGATGCCAATGCCTGAAGGGGATTGGCACACCGGCCCGCGCACCTACGTGTGGAATGTGTTGCGCAGGTACTGGGCGCAGCAGTCCCGACGGGCGTACGTGAGCTCCGCGCTCCCCATCTACTATCCAGAGGAGCCACGCTTCGCGCCGGACCTGCTGGTCGTCCTGGATGCGCAGGGCCATCGCCGGAGAAAGTGGGTGTGCAGCGCCGAGGCCCACGGATTGGATTGGGTCATGGAGGTGCACGCGGGCGGAGATCGGAAGACGGCCGCCGAGGACAAGGTGCGGCGCTACGCCCGCTTGGGGATTCCGGAGTACTTCATCCTCGACGGACGGGATTGCACGCTGGAGTGCTATCGGCTCGCGACACCCGACGCACGTGTCTACACACGCCTGGAGCCCAGGCGCGGGAGATATGTCTCCGAAGTGCTGGGACTCGAATTCCAGTCCGAAGGAGGGCGCCTCCAGTTATGGACGAGCTCTACACCCCTTCTGAGCTACAGCGAGCGCATTCTCCAATTGGAGGCCGAGCTCGCCCGGCTCAGGCGAGGGTGA
- a CDS encoding ComF family protein: protein MWKALLDLVYPPMCLACAKVLPGVGAVFCEPCDTALERLPPVCCRTCAEPGAFPGNACPRCRTVPPPFSRAWAPFSHEGPVARAIHRFKYEDQPDLAAPLGALLADEARRFLRTAPGCVVALPLHVRRFRKRQYDQAHLLAGELAKATGRTAPGGWLTRTRETRRQVGLSEAERAGNVAGAFVASRAVKGQEVLLLDDVFTTGSTARAAGVALREAGAARVEVLTLARAFTLA from the coding sequence ATGTGGAAGGCCCTGCTGGATTTGGTTTATCCGCCCATGTGTCTGGCCTGCGCGAAGGTGCTGCCGGGCGTGGGCGCGGTGTTCTGCGAGCCGTGTGACACGGCGTTGGAGCGGCTGCCGCCGGTGTGTTGCCGGACGTGCGCGGAGCCCGGTGCGTTTCCCGGGAACGCCTGTCCCCGCTGCCGGACGGTGCCGCCGCCGTTCAGCCGGGCCTGGGCGCCGTTCTCGCACGAGGGGCCGGTGGCGCGGGCCATCCACCGGTTCAAGTACGAGGACCAGCCGGACCTCGCGGCGCCGCTGGGAGCGCTGCTCGCGGACGAGGCGCGGCGGTTCCTGAGGACCGCGCCCGGGTGCGTGGTGGCGTTGCCGCTGCATGTGCGGCGCTTCCGGAAGCGGCAGTACGACCAGGCGCACCTGCTCGCGGGGGAGCTGGCGAAGGCCACGGGGCGGACGGCGCCGGGGGGCTGGCTTACGCGCACGCGGGAGACGCGGCGGCAGGTGGGGCTGAGCGAGGCGGAGCGCGCGGGCAACGTGGCTGGAGCGTTCGTGGCGTCGCGGGCGGTGAAGGGGCAGGAGGTGTTGCTCCTGGACGACGTGTTCACCACGGGGTCCACCGCGCGGGCCGCGGGCGTCGCGCTGCGGGAAGCGGGGGCCGCGAGGGTGGAGGTACTGACGTTGGCGAGGGCGTTCACCCTCGCCTGA
- a CDS encoding RNA ligase RtcB family protein — MNTPSSETSTAATVRVIASPQSWVEGEAIRQLEAVARLPGMRLAVGLPDLHPGKGAPVGAAFESEGFLYPYLVGSDIGCGMGLWDVDLLTRKAKAERWAAKLDLEGPWEGDTDAVLAEHGASSTGFEAALGTVGGGNHFAEVQRVEEVHDARVFEALGLREERLLLLVHSGSRGLGEAILRTHVDRHAAGGLAADSEEARAYLTRHDGAVLWAKANRALVAQRALEGIGATGRRVLDVCHNSVTARHEGGRVGWLHRKGAAPWDEGPVVIPGSRGALSYLVLPVGTGEQSAHSLAHGAGRKWTRTAARERLKERFTAESLTRTSFKSHVVCEDRDLLFEEAPPAYKAIDRVVTDLVEAGLVRVVATLAPVLTYKTRGRAAE, encoded by the coding sequence ATGAACACGCCCTCTTCTGAAACCTCCACGGCCGCCACCGTGCGCGTCATCGCCTCGCCCCAGTCCTGGGTGGAGGGCGAGGCCATCCGCCAACTGGAGGCGGTGGCGCGCCTGCCCGGCATGCGGCTCGCGGTGGGATTGCCGGACCTGCATCCCGGCAAGGGCGCCCCGGTGGGCGCGGCCTTCGAGTCCGAGGGCTTCCTCTATCCCTATCTCGTGGGCAGCGACATCGGCTGTGGCATGGGCTTGTGGGACGTGGACCTGCTGACGCGCAAGGCGAAGGCGGAGCGGTGGGCGGCGAAGCTGGACCTGGAGGGGCCGTGGGAGGGGGACACGGACGCGGTCCTCGCGGAGCACGGCGCGAGCAGCACGGGCTTCGAGGCGGCGCTGGGCACGGTGGGCGGCGGCAACCACTTCGCGGAGGTGCAGCGGGTGGAGGAGGTGCACGACGCGCGCGTCTTCGAGGCGCTGGGCCTGCGGGAGGAGCGGTTGCTCCTGCTCGTGCACTCGGGGTCGCGTGGGCTGGGAGAGGCCATCCTGCGCACGCACGTGGACCGGCACGCGGCGGGCGGGCTGGCGGCGGACTCGGAGGAGGCGCGCGCGTACCTCACGCGGCACGACGGCGCGGTGCTCTGGGCGAAGGCGAACCGGGCGCTGGTGGCGCAGCGGGCGCTGGAGGGGATTGGCGCGACGGGGCGGCGGGTGTTGGACGTGTGCCACAACAGCGTGACCGCGCGGCATGAGGGCGGGCGCGTGGGGTGGTTGCACAGGAAGGGCGCGGCGCCGTGGGACGAGGGGCCGGTGGTGATTCCCGGCAGCCGGGGGGCGCTGAGCTATCTGGTGTTGCCGGTGGGCACGGGCGAGCAGAGCGCGCACAGCCTGGCGCACGGCGCGGGACGCAAGTGGACGCGCACGGCCGCGCGGGAGCGGCTGAAGGAGCGCTTCACGGCGGAGTCGCTGACCCGCACGTCCTTCAAGAGTCACGTGGTGTGCGAGGACCGGGACCTGCTCTTCGAGGAGGCGCCGCCGGCGTACAAGGCCATCGACCGCGTGGTGACGGACCTGGTGGAGGCGGGGCTGGTGCGGGTGGTGGCGACGCTGGCGCCGGTGCTCACGTACAAGACGCGCGGCCGCGCGGCGGAGTGA
- a CDS encoding 23S rRNA (pseudouridine(1915)-N(3))-methyltransferase RlmH, whose translation MKVRLLSIGKDRSGLFEPAVQEYARRLEHYTRFELIELNEASGRKLKPGEAKSAEAAAILGKRKPQDWIVALDERGTLLDSVELSRYVAKAQTGSKDLLFVIGGDEGLDESVRGAAHQVMSLSRMTLPHRLARVVLIEQLYRAFTILKGEPYHK comes from the coding sequence GTGAAGGTCCGCCTCCTCTCCATCGGCAAGGACCGCTCCGGACTGTTCGAGCCCGCCGTGCAGGAGTACGCGCGGCGGCTCGAGCACTACACGCGCTTCGAGCTGATTGAGCTGAACGAAGCGTCGGGCCGCAAGCTCAAGCCCGGCGAGGCGAAGTCCGCGGAGGCGGCCGCCATCCTGGGCAAGCGCAAGCCGCAGGACTGGATTGTCGCGCTGGATGAGCGCGGCACGCTGCTGGATTCCGTGGAGCTCAGCCGCTACGTCGCCAAGGCGCAGACAGGCTCGAAGGACCTGCTCTTCGTCATCGGCGGGGACGAGGGGCTGGATGAGTCGGTGCGCGGCGCGGCGCATCAGGTGATGTCGCTGTCGCGGATGACGCTGCCCCACCGGCTGGCGCGGGTGGTGCTCATCGAGCAGCTCTACCGCGCGTTCACCATCCTGAAGGGCGAGCCCTACCACAAGTAG
- the rsfS gene encoding ribosome silencing factor: MATKKKTPASKKAKAKTGTRAPARKKTAAKKAKSGLRPPPRKKTAAARKKAPKAAAPPAPPKPAENPKARELARRIGNLLLDKKATDVVILDMRGMTSYADYIVIASGESDRQVSAMAENVQVQLKQEQQPLRPISTEGLETGQWVLLDYDDVVAHLFNGEVRAFYDLDGLWADAPREKLS, from the coding sequence ATGGCCACGAAGAAGAAGACCCCTGCATCCAAGAAGGCGAAGGCGAAGACCGGCACCCGGGCTCCGGCCCGCAAGAAGACCGCCGCGAAGAAGGCGAAGAGCGGCCTGCGTCCGCCGCCGCGCAAGAAGACCGCCGCCGCGCGCAAGAAGGCCCCGAAGGCCGCTGCCCCGCCCGCGCCGCCCAAGCCCGCGGAGAACCCGAAGGCGCGCGAGCTGGCGCGCCGCATCGGCAACCTGCTTCTGGACAAGAAGGCCACGGACGTCGTCATCCTCGACATGCGCGGGATGACGTCCTACGCGGACTACATCGTCATCGCCTCCGGCGAGAGCGACCGCCAGGTGAGCGCCATGGCGGAGAACGTCCAGGTGCAGCTCAAGCAGGAGCAGCAGCCCCTGCGCCCCATCAGCACGGAAGGCCTGGAGACGGGCCAGTGGGTGCTCTTGGACTACGACGACGTCGTGGCCCACCTGTTCAACGGCGAGGTGCGCGCCTTCTACGACCTGGACGGCCTGTGGGCGGACGCGCCCCGGGAGAAGCTGTCCTAG
- a CDS encoding tetratricopeptide repeat protein, which translates to MSDARLEQFKKMTAQFPDAPMAWFSLGKLHLERKEYDSAIQTLETAVRLDPKYAAALVSLGDAYAGAGRTDKAKEVLTTARDHALAQQHPSLAEEIDERIADLE; encoded by the coding sequence ATGAGCGACGCCCGCCTGGAGCAGTTCAAGAAGATGACGGCCCAGTTCCCAGACGCCCCCATGGCCTGGTTCTCCCTGGGGAAGCTCCACCTGGAGCGCAAGGAGTACGACAGCGCCATCCAGACTCTGGAAACCGCCGTCCGCCTGGACCCGAAGTACGCCGCCGCCCTCGTCTCCCTGGGGGATGCCTACGCGGGGGCCGGCCGGACGGACAAGGCGAAGGAGGTGCTCACCACGGCCCGGGACCACGCGCTCGCCCAGCAGCACCCCAGCCTGGCGGAGGAAATCGACGAGCGCATCGCCGACCTGGAATGA